From Arthrobacter sp. FW306-2-2C-D06B, a single genomic window includes:
- a CDS encoding SGNH/GDSL hydrolase family protein, which produces MAGNVLHADQNGRRRFVALGDSFTEGVGDRNEALPNGVRGWADRVAEKLAKAEPGWEYANLAVRSKRLRHVVEEQLGRALAMEPTLITLYAGGNDILDFGTDMDILMAEYERLVARLAATGATLVLFTGYDVKVSAVLEPFKKRNALYNERVRELAAKYGAVLVDYWCLDAYHDRRMWASDRLHMSKAGHKYMASQVLDHLGVPHKFSPKDWEPPQRLKLRDWERRQRRWVNDWVVPLFGRKLRGVTLGDSLGPRWPEPVKVPRKAGLRKLAERQAAAAATDSGSKARGTAQNNGGT; this is translated from the coding sequence GTGGCTGGGAACGTGCTTCATGCTGACCAGAACGGACGACGGCGGTTTGTTGCCTTGGGCGATTCCTTCACCGAGGGCGTGGGGGACCGGAACGAGGCCCTGCCGAACGGCGTCCGGGGCTGGGCCGACCGCGTTGCCGAGAAACTCGCCAAGGCCGAACCTGGCTGGGAGTATGCGAATCTTGCCGTGCGGAGCAAGCGCCTCCGGCATGTCGTTGAGGAACAGTTGGGCCGGGCACTGGCCATGGAACCGACGCTCATCACGCTTTACGCAGGTGGCAACGACATCCTGGATTTCGGCACGGACATGGACATCCTCATGGCCGAGTACGAAAGGCTCGTGGCCCGCCTCGCAGCCACGGGAGCCACGTTGGTCTTGTTCACGGGGTACGACGTCAAGGTCTCGGCCGTGCTGGAACCCTTCAAGAAGCGGAACGCCCTGTACAACGAACGCGTCCGCGAACTGGCCGCCAAGTACGGGGCCGTGCTGGTGGACTATTGGTGCCTTGACGCCTACCACGACCGCCGGATGTGGGCCTCAGACCGCCTCCACATGTCCAAGGCTGGACACAAATACATGGCGTCGCAGGTCCTGGACCACCTCGGCGTACCCCACAAGTTCTCGCCCAAGGACTGGGAACCGCCACAGCGGCTCAAGCTTCGCGACTGGGAACGTCGCCAGCGCCGCTGGGTGAACGACTGGGTCGTGCCCTTGTTCGGCCGGAAGCTTCGCGGCGTCACGCTCGGCGACAGCCTGGGCCCACGCTGGCCGGAGCCCGTGAAGGTGCCGCGGAAGGCCGGGCTTCGGAAGCTCGCAGAACGCCAAGCCGCGGCAGCTGCCACCGACTCGGGAAGCAAGGCGCGAGGAACAGCCCAAAACAACGGGGGGACATGA
- a CDS encoding siderophore-interacting protein, which yields MNADTGVRNAITEPMTLAFDVTITAVEDLGPNFRRITFGGYCLRGFGVSGNTLDLRIKLMIPSLDADGRPLPLPAFNTCDAGWYREWLAMDPAVRGSMRTYTVRNERLDAVYPEIDVDFVMHFGDTDGGTDGGGAAGSDVDGGSAYPTGGPAANWALGAKPGDSITIIGPNNRAAHCVTAETYSGIEWRPGLAQRVLLAGDETSVPAISAILESLPAGITGHAFLEVPEAGDFQDLATDADIEITWLARGAALGRSRPHGEPLKEAVRGAVPVPGWVGIISLDGAAGPEPEDVNVDQDILWDTPLRMDTAAIEASRNPGLPAGALPFYAWIAGEAGVVKELRRYLVRDVGIDRKQVAFMGYWRKGKAEL from the coding sequence ATGAACGCAGACACAGGTGTGCGAAACGCCATCACGGAGCCGATGACCCTCGCCTTCGACGTCACCATCACCGCCGTCGAGGATCTCGGACCCAATTTCCGCCGCATCACGTTCGGGGGATATTGCCTGCGCGGATTCGGTGTTTCAGGGAACACCCTGGACTTGCGTATCAAACTCATGATTCCCTCGCTCGATGCCGACGGTCGCCCGCTGCCCTTGCCCGCCTTCAATACGTGCGACGCCGGTTGGTACCGAGAGTGGTTGGCGATGGACCCCGCGGTACGCGGTTCGATGCGGACCTACACCGTGCGGAACGAGAGGCTCGACGCCGTCTATCCGGAGATCGACGTCGACTTCGTGATGCACTTCGGCGACACCGACGGCGGCACCGACGGCGGTGGCGCGGCGGGGTCCGACGTCGACGGCGGTTCGGCTTACCCGACGGGCGGGCCCGCGGCCAACTGGGCGCTCGGCGCGAAACCCGGGGATTCCATCACCATCATCGGGCCCAACAACCGGGCAGCCCACTGCGTCACCGCAGAGACATACTCCGGCATCGAATGGCGTCCCGGCTTGGCGCAGCGGGTCCTCCTTGCCGGCGACGAAACGTCGGTCCCCGCGATCAGCGCGATCCTGGAATCCTTGCCTGCGGGAATCACCGGCCATGCCTTCCTCGAAGTACCCGAGGCCGGCGATTTCCAGGACCTCGCCACAGACGCCGACATTGAAATCACGTGGCTCGCGCGTGGCGCGGCCCTCGGCCGGTCCCGGCCCCACGGCGAGCCGCTGAAGGAAGCCGTCCGCGGAGCTGTACCCGTCCCCGGTTGGGTGGGCATCATCTCGCTCGACGGCGCCGCCGGCCCTGAGCCCGAAGACGTCAATGTGGACCAGGACATCTTGTGGGACACCCCGCTGCGCATGGACACGGCCGCGATCGAAGCGAGCCGTAACCCGGGCCTTCCTGCCGGCGCCTTGCCGTTCTACGCCTGGATCGCAGGGGAGGCCGGGGTCGTCAAGGAGCTGCGCCGATATCTCGTCAGGGATGTGGGGATCGACCGGAAGCAGGTGGCGTTCATGGGCTACTGGCGCAAGGGGAAAGCCGAACTCTAG
- a CDS encoding HU family DNA-binding protein gives MAKNRSELVSEVAGKAGTSQAAVNSVLDALFEVFETSVAAGEKITIPGWLAIERTDRAARTGRNPQTGETIQIAAGHSVKLTAGSKLKAAVAKK, from the coding sequence ATGGCTAAGAACCGTAGCGAACTGGTTTCCGAGGTAGCTGGCAAGGCTGGCACCAGCCAGGCTGCAGTCAACTCCGTGCTCGATGCCCTGTTCGAAGTTTTCGAGACTTCCGTCGCCGCTGGCGAGAAGATCACCATTCCGGGCTGGCTCGCCATCGAGCGCACCGACCGCGCCGCCCGCACGGGCCGCAACCCGCAGACCGGCGAGACCATCCAGATCGCCGCTGGCCACAGCGTCAAGCTGACCGCCGGCTCCAAGCTGAAGGCAGCCGTCGCCAAGAAGTAG
- a CDS encoding ferredoxin reductase family protein: MKSQLLASPGQRVGMSPGQPPAPAGRKSTKGRFAAQHRRRMFRTDMLTVALWASLAAALALWLADGGMSSVGNLTQAVTAVGILAGLAGMDLVFLMLLLAARLPFVDGAVGHDRALEFHRKLGKPALYLLLAHGLLLATGYGMAEGLNPVSEAVALWTLVPDMWLAFVSMALFIAVVVTSLVAVRRRFPYEFWYFVHLLTYLAVAVALPHQFSVGGLFAEGTWQRWYWLLLYIGSGSALAWFRIAQPVIATYRHQLTVRRVVPLAPGVFSIEMSGLRLNELSGNGGRFFVWRFLAPGMWWQAHPFSLSAEPQVGKSSRQPTLRITVRNLGAGSARLASLKPGTKVAIEGPYGVFSSAARSREHVVMIGAGIGITPLRALLESTPFGPGQATVLLRGSSTEELFLGDEILELCRKRGATLFHLTGPRSANPQSAWLPASAGTSQLRDFVPDITDADVYICGPSAWARQVLAEAKRSGVREEQLHYERFDW; this comes from the coding sequence ATGAAGTCACAACTCCTCGCCTCCCCAGGCCAACGTGTGGGTATGTCCCCGGGTCAGCCTCCAGCGCCCGCTGGGCGTAAATCCACCAAGGGAAGGTTCGCTGCGCAGCATCGCCGACGCATGTTCCGGACGGACATGCTCACCGTTGCGCTGTGGGCTTCCCTCGCAGCGGCCTTGGCGTTGTGGCTCGCCGACGGCGGGATGTCGTCCGTCGGGAACCTCACCCAAGCGGTTACCGCCGTCGGGATCCTGGCCGGGCTTGCCGGCATGGATCTGGTCTTCCTGATGCTTCTCCTCGCGGCACGCCTGCCGTTCGTGGACGGCGCGGTGGGACACGACAGGGCGTTGGAGTTCCACCGGAAGCTAGGCAAACCGGCGCTCTACCTGTTGCTGGCGCACGGACTTCTCCTGGCGACCGGCTACGGCATGGCCGAAGGCCTGAATCCCGTGAGCGAGGCTGTCGCGCTCTGGACGCTGGTACCCGATATGTGGCTGGCATTCGTATCCATGGCATTGTTCATTGCCGTGGTGGTCACCTCGCTTGTGGCTGTTCGGCGCCGCTTTCCCTACGAATTCTGGTACTTCGTCCACCTGCTCACGTATTTGGCGGTGGCGGTAGCCCTTCCGCACCAGTTCAGTGTGGGCGGTTTGTTCGCCGAAGGAACCTGGCAGCGCTGGTACTGGCTGCTGCTCTACATTGGATCAGGCTCGGCGCTGGCTTGGTTCCGTATTGCCCAACCGGTGATAGCCACCTACCGGCACCAGCTGACGGTGCGGCGCGTGGTGCCCCTTGCGCCCGGCGTCTTCAGCATCGAAATGAGCGGCCTGCGATTGAACGAATTGTCGGGAAACGGCGGCCGGTTCTTCGTGTGGCGCTTCCTCGCTCCCGGCATGTGGTGGCAGGCGCATCCGTTCAGCTTGTCCGCGGAACCACAGGTGGGGAAATCGTCGCGGCAACCCACCTTGAGGATCACTGTCCGGAATCTGGGTGCAGGCTCGGCCCGCTTGGCTTCGCTCAAACCAGGAACCAAGGTAGCCATCGAAGGCCCCTACGGTGTCTTCAGCTCGGCGGCCCGCAGCCGGGAACACGTCGTCATGATCGGCGCAGGAATCGGAATCACGCCCCTCCGTGCCCTCCTGGAATCCACGCCCTTCGGGCCCGGCCAGGCGACCGTCTTGTTGCGCGGCAGCAGCACGGAAGAGCTATTCCTTGGCGACGAGATCCTGGAATTGTGCCGGAAGCGCGGTGCCACGCTCTTCCACCTGACCGGCCCGCGGTCGGCGAATCCTCAAAGCGCCTGGCTGCCTGCCTCTGCCGGCACCTCGCAGTTGCGGGACTTCGTTCCGGACATCACTGATGCGGATGTCTACATCTGCGGCCCTTCCGCTTGGGCCCGCCAGGTGCTGGCCGAGGCGAAAAGGTCCGGCGTGCGGGAGGAGCAACTCCACTACGAAAGGTTTGACTGGTGA
- the rpmG gene encoding 50S ribosomal protein L33, whose product MAKDKDVRPIIKLKSTAGTGYTYVTRKNRRNDPDRLVLKKYDPKIRQHVEFREER is encoded by the coding sequence GTGGCAAAAGACAAGGACGTACGTCCGATCATCAAGCTGAAGTCGACTGCGGGAACCGGTTACACCTACGTAACCCGCAAGAACCGTCGTAACGACCCGGACCGCCTGGTCCTGAAGAAGTACGACCCCAAGATCCGCCAGCACGTCGAATTCCGAGAGGAGCGCTAA
- a CDS encoding FAD:protein FMN transferase gives MQPISKPNARGPGSAEPRLPSRTFTSMGTVVSIAIPRAPGTAPQAAVEELEAATAVVEQLFNALDRTFSLYRPDSEASAMARGELALKDASTDMRRLYVEAAEWRNLTEGAFTAERPDGVVDLAGIVKAHAIREAGTSLLALGLKDWCLNAGGDVLVHGSPTPGSVQSWLAGIVDPQDRTTVLTAFPLSDACKQALATSGTSERGHHIWSAGLPATRDKGFRQVSVAAADIITADVLATAIMAGGLGALTLATSHWDVDVLAVKNDGGLLATPGFRNVAARNS, from the coding sequence ATGCAGCCCATTTCTAAGCCCAACGCGCGCGGACCGGGCAGTGCGGAGCCCCGCCTTCCTTCCCGCACGTTCACGAGCATGGGCACCGTGGTGAGCATCGCAATCCCACGTGCTCCAGGGACGGCCCCCCAAGCTGCGGTAGAAGAGCTCGAGGCGGCAACCGCCGTCGTCGAGCAGTTGTTCAACGCCTTGGACCGGACGTTTAGTCTCTACCGTCCCGACTCGGAGGCAAGTGCGATGGCGCGCGGCGAGCTGGCCCTGAAGGACGCATCTACGGACATGCGACGGCTGTATGTCGAGGCGGCCGAATGGCGCAACCTCACCGAAGGTGCGTTCACGGCGGAACGGCCCGACGGCGTCGTGGACTTGGCGGGGATCGTCAAGGCACATGCCATCCGGGAAGCCGGAACGTCGTTGCTCGCACTCGGCCTGAAGGATTGGTGCCTCAATGCCGGCGGGGACGTCCTGGTACACGGTTCGCCGACGCCGGGCAGCGTGCAGTCGTGGCTCGCAGGGATCGTTGACCCGCAGGATCGGACGACGGTTCTGACCGCGTTTCCGCTCAGTGACGCGTGCAAGCAGGCGCTCGCGACCTCAGGAACCAGCGAACGCGGCCACCACATTTGGTCAGCCGGCCTCCCGGCGACGCGGGACAAGGGCTTCCGCCAGGTTTCGGTGGCAGCTGCCGACATCATCACGGCCGATGTACTGGCCACGGCCATCATGGCCGGCGGCCTAGGGGCCCTCACGCTGGCGACCTCCCACTGGGACGTGGACGTGCTCGCTGTGAAGAACGACGGCGGACTGCTTGCGACACCGGGTTTCCGGAACGTTGCTGCCCGGAACAGTTAG
- the rpsN gene encoding 30S ribosomal protein S14 translates to MAKKSKIARNEQRKVIVERYAAKRLELKKTLVDANATDEAREEARLGLQKLPRNASPIRLRNRDIIDGRPRGTFQKFGISRVRFRDMAHRGELPGITKSSW, encoded by the coding sequence ATGGCTAAGAAGTCCAAGATTGCTCGCAACGAGCAGCGCAAGGTCATCGTTGAGCGTTACGCTGCCAAGCGTCTCGAACTGAAGAAGACCCTGGTTGACGCCAACGCGACTGACGAAGCACGCGAAGAGGCTCGCCTCGGCCTGCAGAAGCTGCCCCGCAACGCCTCGCCGATCCGTCTGCGTAACCGCGACATCATCGACGGCCGCCCGCGCGGTACCTTCCAGAAGTTCGGTATCTCCCGTGTCCGCTTCCGCGACATGGCTCACCGTGGTGAGCTCCCGGGCATCACCAAGTCTTCCTGGTAA
- a CDS encoding NADPH-dependent F420 reductase: MSTQAKETTMAAITIIGTGNMASGIAARAAVAGKSVQILSRDASSAAALAATVNGTSGITGSPVEGSIVVLAAPFDASKAVLSSYGSALNGKTIVDISNPVNFETFDSLTVPAGTSAAEELQALAPGASVVKAFNTVFAATLADGEVDGQTLDVLVAGDDAEATAAVVDFVKGAGLRPVNVGPLRRSRELEAFQLLVMTLQVSDAHPDYNWNSAVKLLP; this comes from the coding sequence ATGAGCACTCAAGCAAAGGAAACAACAATGGCTGCCATCACCATCATCGGCACCGGCAACATGGCGTCCGGCATTGCGGCCCGCGCGGCCGTGGCAGGCAAGAGCGTCCAGATCCTCAGCCGCGATGCAAGCTCTGCTGCTGCGCTTGCGGCAACGGTCAACGGAACTTCCGGCATCACCGGATCCCCCGTGGAAGGCAGCATCGTGGTGCTGGCCGCTCCGTTCGACGCCTCCAAAGCAGTCCTTAGTTCCTATGGCTCAGCGCTCAACGGCAAGACCATCGTGGACATCTCCAACCCCGTGAACTTCGAAACCTTCGATTCCCTCACTGTCCCCGCCGGAACCTCGGCGGCCGAAGAACTCCAGGCCCTGGCCCCGGGTGCGTCGGTGGTCAAGGCGTTCAACACCGTCTTCGCGGCCACGCTCGCGGACGGCGAAGTGGACGGCCAGACCCTCGATGTGCTGGTCGCGGGCGACGACGCCGAGGCGACTGCCGCCGTCGTCGACTTCGTCAAAGGTGCTGGCCTGCGCCCGGTCAACGTCGGCCCGCTGCGCCGCTCGCGTGAGCTCGAAGCCTTCCAGTTGCTCGTCATGACGCTGCAGGTCAGCGACGCCCACCCCGACTACAACTGGAACTCCGCGGTCAAGCTCCTGCCGTAG
- a CDS encoding FMN-binding protein, translating into MRLRAGISAALASAAILLVGWQAGAHVAESNASAVTTSSAGTAGGTAPSTGSTANGTTGSSASGSSSGTGAGSSSGTGSTSGTGSSSSSTLGATAKAGGTYAGTAVETRFGTVQVQVTIKAGVITDVTALHLTDQEQRSVQISARAAPLLRSEVLSAQSANVQTIGGATFTSEAYLTSLQAALDAAHF; encoded by the coding sequence GTGAGACTCAGGGCAGGAATTTCAGCAGCGCTAGCGTCGGCGGCCATCCTCCTCGTCGGTTGGCAGGCGGGCGCGCACGTGGCGGAATCGAACGCATCGGCGGTCACGACCTCCTCAGCCGGAACCGCCGGCGGAACCGCCCCCAGTACGGGCTCGACGGCGAATGGAACCACCGGGAGCAGCGCTTCCGGATCGTCCTCGGGAACCGGAGCAGGCTCGAGTTCCGGCACAGGCTCCACTTCCGGCACGGGCTCGAGTTCCAGCTCCACCCTGGGAGCCACGGCCAAGGCGGGCGGCACCTACGCAGGAACGGCAGTGGAGACGCGCTTCGGAACAGTCCAGGTCCAGGTAACCATCAAGGCCGGCGTCATCACGGATGTCACAGCCCTGCATCTGACTGACCAAGAGCAACGATCCGTCCAGATCAGCGCCAGGGCTGCACCCCTTCTGCGATCCGAAGTGCTGAGCGCCCAATCGGCGAACGTGCAGACCATTGGCGGCGCCACCTTTACCAGCGAGGCCTATCTGACATCGCTCCAGGCGGCCCTCGATGCAGCCCATTTCTAA
- the rpmB gene encoding 50S ribosomal protein L28 — protein sequence MAANCQVTGAEPGFGHSISHSHRRNKRRFDPNIQKKRYWVPSLRRNVTLTLSAKGIKTIDVRGIDAVVAEVLARGVKL from the coding sequence ATGGCAGCAAACTGCCAGGTGACCGGAGCCGAGCCGGGCTTTGGACACAGCATTTCGCACTCGCACCGCCGCAACAAGCGTCGGTTCGACCCCAACATCCAGAAGAAGCGCTACTGGGTTCCGTCCCTGCGCCGTAATGTCACGCTGACCCTGTCGGCCAAGGGCATCAAGACCATCGACGTTCGCGGCATCGACGCAGTCGTCGCCGAAGTTCTGGCTCGTGGGGTGAAGCTCTAG
- a CDS encoding YciI family protein gives MFVVSLTYKVPDEIVDFHRPAHMDWVKEAFDAGTFVASGRRVPAIGGVLLSNVDRATLDASLATDPFYINGVADFEIIEFTVTTASTGFENLLD, from the coding sequence ATGTTCGTGGTTTCGCTGACCTACAAAGTTCCCGACGAGATCGTCGATTTCCACCGCCCAGCACACATGGATTGGGTCAAAGAAGCGTTCGACGCCGGCACTTTCGTTGCGTCCGGACGTCGCGTTCCGGCCATCGGGGGCGTGCTATTGTCCAACGTCGACCGTGCAACGCTGGACGCTTCCCTGGCTACGGATCCGTTCTACATCAACGGGGTGGCCGACTTCGAGATCATCGAATTCACGGTCACCACGGCGTCCACGGGTTTCGAAAACCTGTTGGACTAG
- a CDS encoding ABC transporter ATP-binding protein → MAQLSAHGLTLQYEQRRVVEGLSTQIPEGKVTMIVGANACGKSTLLRGLSRLLKPSAGVVTLDGKDIHSRPARELARTLGLLPQHPLAPDGITVRELVGRGRYPHQGFFRSWRTGDRSVHDLAVQRALESTATLELAERNVDELSGGQRQRVWIAMALAQETDVLLLDEPTTYLDLAHQVEVLDLVTDLNRNRGTTVAIVLHDLNLAARYADHVIAMKSGAIVAEGPALVVLTEDLVRDVFGLESRVVPDPISGTPLILPIGRHHTAAPSTRIELEFAS, encoded by the coding sequence ATGGCACAACTGAGCGCACACGGCTTGACGCTCCAATACGAGCAACGACGGGTGGTCGAAGGACTCTCGACGCAGATCCCCGAAGGCAAAGTGACCATGATCGTGGGTGCCAACGCCTGCGGAAAATCCACGTTGCTCCGAGGGCTGTCGAGGCTCCTGAAGCCGAGCGCCGGCGTCGTCACCTTGGATGGCAAGGACATCCACTCCCGCCCGGCCCGTGAACTCGCCCGCACGCTCGGCCTACTTCCGCAGCACCCCCTTGCCCCGGATGGCATCACCGTCCGCGAGCTCGTGGGCCGCGGACGCTATCCGCACCAAGGATTCTTCCGCAGCTGGAGGACTGGTGACCGGTCTGTGCATGATCTGGCCGTTCAGCGCGCGCTCGAATCCACCGCAACGTTGGAGTTGGCTGAACGGAACGTCGATGAACTGTCCGGCGGCCAACGACAGAGAGTGTGGATCGCCATGGCCCTTGCGCAGGAGACGGACGTCCTGCTGCTCGACGAACCCACCACCTACCTCGACTTGGCACACCAAGTGGAGGTGTTGGATCTGGTGACCGATCTCAACCGCAACCGCGGAACCACCGTGGCAATCGTGCTGCACGACCTCAACCTGGCAGCGCGATACGCGGACCACGTCATCGCGATGAAGTCCGGGGCAATCGTCGCCGAGGGGCCCGCGCTTGTAGTGCTCACCGAGGACTTGGTCCGCGACGTCTTTGGCCTGGAGTCCCGGGTGGTTCCAGATCCAATTTCCGGCACCCCGCTCATTCTCCCGATCGGCCGGCACCACACCGCCGCTCCCTCAACACGCATCGAATTGGAGTTCGCCTCATGA
- a CDS encoding MarR family winged helix-turn-helix transcriptional regulator, with translation MTEPRWLNADERRAWLALLSINTLLPAALDTQLQAAGKLSLFDYNVLAMLSEAEGRFLPMSELAARTSASLSRLSHVVTKLQGRGWVEREAHPGDARVTVAHLTEAGMDTIVSLAPGHVDAVRALMLDAMTDDDVADLARIGEKIVARLDDDHWILREH, from the coding sequence ATGACCGAACCGCGCTGGCTCAACGCCGACGAACGCCGTGCCTGGCTGGCCCTCTTGAGCATCAACACCCTGCTGCCGGCAGCCCTGGACACCCAACTGCAGGCGGCCGGCAAATTGTCGCTGTTCGACTACAACGTGCTCGCCATGCTGTCCGAAGCGGAGGGGCGTTTCCTGCCCATGAGTGAGCTTGCCGCCCGCACCAGCGCTTCCTTGTCCAGGTTGTCGCACGTTGTCACCAAGCTCCAAGGACGCGGTTGGGTGGAGCGCGAGGCCCATCCGGGTGATGCCCGTGTCACCGTGGCGCACCTGACGGAGGCCGGCATGGACACCATCGTGTCCCTCGCCCCGGGGCATGTGGATGCCGTCCGCGCGTTGATGCTGGACGCCATGACCGACGACGACGTTGCGGACCTCGCGCGGATCGGCGAGAAGATCGTGGCCCGCCTGGACGACGATCACTGGATCCTGCGCGAACACTGA
- a CDS encoding SGNH/GDSL hydrolase family protein, producing MATHTPLRFVAVGDSFTEGVGDTDLRLPNDCRGWADRVAEELSRHRPQTQYANLALRGRRLRQIVVEQLEPALAMAPTLVSFHAGGNDLLGARLDMRLLVRGFEDAVARIAQTGAQVLLFTEYNVPLSPVLEPLKLRTAVFNKHIRRISAAYGTLLVDHWCFEKYQDRRMWAPDRLHMSGIGHEYMAKKVLEVLGAPHSLGSPVLGPLQPRSRAAIMADDAAWLRRDVAPWLSRRLRGVSSGDHLSARWPALMPVVLPERLGTYPEPVRI from the coding sequence ATGGCCACACATACACCGCTGCGATTCGTCGCGGTCGGAGATTCCTTCACCGAAGGCGTCGGCGACACCGACCTTCGCCTCCCCAACGACTGCCGCGGCTGGGCCGACCGTGTGGCTGAGGAACTGTCCAGGCACCGGCCCCAGACGCAGTACGCCAATCTGGCCCTCCGCGGCCGTCGGCTCAGGCAGATCGTCGTTGAACAACTTGAGCCGGCGCTCGCGATGGCTCCCACGCTCGTCAGTTTCCACGCCGGAGGCAACGATCTCCTCGGCGCACGACTGGACATGCGCCTGCTGGTCCGCGGGTTCGAGGACGCCGTTGCCCGGATCGCGCAAACTGGTGCCCAAGTCCTGCTGTTCACCGAGTACAACGTGCCGCTCTCGCCGGTGTTGGAGCCGCTTAAGCTGCGCACGGCCGTCTTCAACAAACACATCCGGCGCATTTCCGCAGCCTACGGAACACTTCTGGTGGACCATTGGTGCTTCGAAAAGTACCAGGACCGCCGCATGTGGGCTCCCGACCGGCTGCACATGTCCGGCATCGGACACGAATACATGGCCAAGAAGGTCTTGGAGGTGTTGGGCGCCCCGCACTCGCTGGGTTCACCGGTGCTTGGGCCGCTGCAACCGCGGAGCCGCGCCGCCATAATGGCCGACGACGCCGCGTGGCTTCGGCGCGATGTGGCACCCTGGCTTTCGCGTCGTCTCAGGGGAGTTTCGAGCGGCGATCACCTGAGCGCGCGGTGGCCGGCCCTGATGCCGGTCGTCTTGCCGGAGCGCTTGGGGACTTACCCTGAACCGGTCCGGATTTGA
- a CDS encoding SGNH/GDSL hydrolase family protein has product MDFSARYVALGDSFTEGLGDADPSRPNGVRGWADLVAQQLARSNDNFGYANLAIRGKKLRQVMAEQVDAAVALQPTLVTLYAGANDIFRPKVDIDRLMEDYEAGIEKLSATGATLLLFTGFDARSSKVFGTMRGRTAIYNELLREIAENHGALVVDYWRFSEYHDWHMWAQDRMHMSTAGHINMANRVLAVLEHEGSLEVPPPVTQPQLARVEALRANARWAREHAAPWVVRRVTGKSSGDGLSPKYPQLTRP; this is encoded by the coding sequence ATGGATTTTTCTGCCCGGTATGTGGCATTGGGTGACTCGTTCACCGAAGGACTTGGCGACGCCGACCCCTCGCGACCTAACGGAGTCAGGGGATGGGCGGACCTCGTTGCCCAGCAGCTGGCCCGAAGCAACGACAATTTCGGCTACGCCAATTTGGCCATCCGTGGCAAGAAGCTCCGGCAAGTCATGGCAGAACAGGTGGACGCCGCCGTCGCGCTTCAACCAACGCTGGTGACCCTGTACGCGGGAGCAAACGACATCTTCCGCCCCAAGGTCGATATCGACAGGCTCATGGAGGACTACGAAGCCGGTATTGAGAAACTAAGTGCCACTGGCGCTACGTTGCTTCTCTTTACGGGTTTCGACGCCCGCAGTTCCAAGGTTTTCGGCACCATGCGCGGACGCACCGCGATCTATAACGAGTTGCTGCGGGAAATCGCCGAAAACCACGGTGCTTTGGTGGTGGACTACTGGCGCTTCAGCGAATACCACGACTGGCATATGTGGGCGCAGGACCGGATGCACATGTCCACTGCTGGTCATATCAACATGGCCAACCGGGTCCTGGCGGTCCTGGAGCACGAAGGTTCCCTCGAGGTCCCGCCTCCCGTCACACAACCACAGCTTGCGCGGGTGGAAGCGTTGCGGGCCAACGCGCGTTGGGCCCGTGAACACGCCGCACCGTGGGTCGTCCGCCGCGTTACGGGCAAGTCCTCAGGTGATGGCCTCAGCCCGAAGTACCCCCAGCTCACCCGTCCCTAA